Below is a genomic region from Mesorhizobium sp. NZP2298.
CGTGGCAACCTGCTCAAATTCGCCTGTGAAGCCCTGGTCGATGGCACCAAGGCAGCCGAGGCCGAGATTTCAGCCATGATGGTCACCGGCGACTGACGATCGAGTGCCTATGAAAATCAAGACTTCAATCCATCCTTCTTCCGTTGTGGAAGAGGGCGCTCAAATCGGCCAAGGTGTGCGCATAGGGCCGTTCTGCCATGTCAGCGCCGATGCCGTGATCGGTGATGGCGTCGAACTGGTCAGCCATGTCTCGGTGATGGGCGCGACCACCATCGGGGCGTCCACCAAGGTTTATCCGATGGCGATATTGGGCGCGCCGCCGCAGAACACCAAGCACAAGGGCGGCCGCACCACGCTGGTCATCGGTGCCAATTGCACCATCCGCGAAGGCGTCACCATGCATGTCGGCACGGATACCAGCCGCGGCGAGACGACGGTCGGCGACAACGGCAATTTCCTTGCCTATGCCCACATCGCCCATGATTGCGTGGTCGGCAAGAACGCCACCTTCGCCAACGGCGCGACGCTGGGCGGACACTGCGAGATCGGCGATAACGTCTATATTGGCGGCCTCAGCGCCGTTCATCAGTTCGTGCGTGTCGGCGATAACGCCTTTCTCGGCGGGTGCTCGGCTTTTGTCGGTGATGTCATTCCCTATGCCATTGCCGTTGGCAACCGCGCCAGCTTGCGCGGCTTGAACATCATCGGCCTCAAGCGTGCCGGTCTGCCGCGTTCCGAAATCTATCTGTTGCGCAAGGCTTACAGGACGATCTTCGACCGCTCCCGCACCGTCGGCGAGAACATCGAATTCGCCAAGGCCGAGTTCGCCTCTTCACCGACCGCCATGAAGATCATCGATTTCATCACCAGTCGCGGCAAGCGGCACTATGCGGTGCCATCGCTCAAGGGCAGCGACGGCGACGATGCCGATGATGAAGACTGAGACGGCTTCTGCTGGTCTTGATCTCCCGCCTGGTGCCAGGGTCGGCATCATCGCCGGCGGCGGCAGTCTTCCCGTTGAAGTCGCGGCCGGCTCGGCCGAGCAGGGGTACCCGCCCTTCGTCGTCCTCATGGACGGCGAGGCTGATCGCCTAGTGGAATTGCGCCAGTATGACCATGAGACCTTGGCCCTGGAGGCGATCGGCTCGCTTGTTCCATTGCTCAAGCGTCACCGGATCACCCATCTTGTGCTTGCCGGCGAGATCAAGCGCCGGCCAAGGCTGACGCATCTGCGCCCAAGCCTCAGCCTGCTTGCGGTGATACCGGTTGTCGTGATGGCACTGGCGCGCGGCGACGATGGGCTGCTGAAAGTGGTGGCGCGAGGCCTCGAGGCACGAGGAATAAAGGTCGTGGGGGCCCACGAAATCGTGCCGAACCTTGTGGCAGCCGAAGGGACCTTGACCAAGGTGGAGCCGCAGAAGTCCGACTGGCGCGACATCGAGGCGGGCTTCGCGGCGGCAAAGGCCATCGGAGCGCTGGATATCGGCCAGGCGGCGATCGCGGTCGGCGGCCGGACCATCGCGCTTGAGGGTATCGAGGGTACGGCCGGATTGCTCGATCGCGCCAGGCTGCTGCGTGGCCACGGCCGCATCGCCGGGAAGACGCGCGGCGTCCTCGTCAAATGCGCCAAGCCCGGCCAGGAGCTGCGCGCGGATCTTCCGTCCATAGGACCGCAGACGGTCGAAGCAGCCCACGTGGCCGGGCTTGCGGGCATTGCCATCGAGGCGGGACGCTCGCTGATCCTCGAGGGTCCCGCAACCCTGTCGCGCGCCAATGAACTCGGTCTGTTCATCGTCGGCCTGGCCGTCGCGGAGCCGGCGCATGGCTGACAGGGCGCTGAAGATCGCGATCGTCGCGGGAGAGGAATCAGGCGATCTGCTTGGTGCCGACATCGTGCGTGAGCTTCGCCAGATGACGGGCCGCGAGATGCAACTCGCCGGCCTCGGCGGCCGGCATCTCGGCGAACTGGGCCTGGTGTCGCCGTTCGATGCCGGTGAGATTGCTCTGATGGGTTTCAGTGCCGTCCTGCGCGATCTGCCGCGCCTCGTCAGGCGGATCGGTCAACTGGCCAAAACCATCGCGGACGAGAAGCCGGACTGTCTGGTCACCATCGACAGCCCGGACTTTTCCTTGCGTGTCGCCAGGAAGGTGCGTGCGGCCAATCCGTCGATTCCCATCATCCACTATGTCTGTCCAAGCGTCTGGGCGTGGCGGCCGGGCAGGGCGGTGGCTATGAGGCCTTACGTCGACCATATCCTGTGCATCCTGCCGTTCGAGGTGAAGGAACTCGAGCGGCTGGGTGGCCCGCCCGGCACCTATGTCGGGCACCGCCTCACGCATGAGGCAGGTGTGCTTGCCGCCGCGAAGGCGCAAGAATTGCCGCGCGATCTTGCCCAGGACCGCATCAAGACGTTGCTGGTGCTGCCCGGCTCGCGGCGCGGCGAGGTGCGCCGGCTGATCGAACCATTCGGCGAGACGGTGTCGATGCTGCGCGCGCGCGGACATAGGCTGCGGCTGTTGCTGCCGACGGTTCCCCATGTCGCCGACCTCGTCAAATCCTCGGTCAACCGTTGGGATGAAAAGCCTGAGATCATCGTCGATCCGCAACGCAAATGGCAGGCTTTCGGCAAGGCCGATGCCGCGCTGATCGCATCGGGAACGGTATCGCTGGAGCTGGCGCTGTCGGGCGTGCCGATGGTCTCGTGCTACAGGCTCGATCCCATAGCTCGTGCCGTCGCGCCCTATTTCGTTTCCGTCTGGTCGGCGCTGCTGCCCAACCTGATTGCGGATCGTGCGCTTATTCCGGAGTTCTACAACGAATACGTCAAGCCGAACAATCTGGCTCGGCAAATGGAAGCGCTGTTCGCCGACAGCGGCATGCGCGTCTGGCAGAAAGACGGCTTTGCCGAGATCGCGCGGCGCATGGCGACGGACAAACCGTCGGGCGAGATCGCGGCGGGCGTTGTGCTTCGCCATATAAAAAAGGCGCCCTGACAGGCGCCTTTTTCGGTCAAGACAGCTTTAGTCAGCGCTTGGCGATCGGCACGTAGTCACGCTCTGGGGCGCCGGTGTAGAGCTGACGCGGGCGGCCGATCTTCTGGCGCGGGTCCTCGATCATCTCCTTCCACTGCGCGATCCAGCCGACGGTACGGGCGACCGCGAATAGCACCGTG
It encodes:
- the lpxA gene encoding acyl-ACP--UDP-N-acetylglucosamine O-acyltransferase, producing MKIKTSIHPSSVVEEGAQIGQGVRIGPFCHVSADAVIGDGVELVSHVSVMGATTIGASTKVYPMAILGAPPQNTKHKGGRTTLVIGANCTIREGVTMHVGTDTSRGETTVGDNGNFLAYAHIAHDCVVGKNATFANGATLGGHCEIGDNVYIGGLSAVHQFVRVGDNAFLGGCSAFVGDVIPYAIAVGNRASLRGLNIIGLKRAGLPRSEIYLLRKAYRTIFDRSRTVGENIEFAKAEFASSPTAMKIIDFITSRGKRHYAVPSLKGSDGDDADDED
- a CDS encoding LpxI family protein translates to MMKTETASAGLDLPPGARVGIIAGGGSLPVEVAAGSAEQGYPPFVVLMDGEADRLVELRQYDHETLALEAIGSLVPLLKRHRITHLVLAGEIKRRPRLTHLRPSLSLLAVIPVVVMALARGDDGLLKVVARGLEARGIKVVGAHEIVPNLVAAEGTLTKVEPQKSDWRDIEAGFAAAKAIGALDIGQAAIAVGGRTIALEGIEGTAGLLDRARLLRGHGRIAGKTRGVLVKCAKPGQELRADLPSIGPQTVEAAHVAGLAGIAIEAGRSLILEGPATLSRANELGLFIVGLAVAEPAHG
- the lpxB gene encoding lipid-A-disaccharide synthase, giving the protein MADRALKIAIVAGEESGDLLGADIVRELRQMTGREMQLAGLGGRHLGELGLVSPFDAGEIALMGFSAVLRDLPRLVRRIGQLAKTIADEKPDCLVTIDSPDFSLRVARKVRAANPSIPIIHYVCPSVWAWRPGRAVAMRPYVDHILCILPFEVKELERLGGPPGTYVGHRLTHEAGVLAAAKAQELPRDLAQDRIKTLLVLPGSRRGEVRRLIEPFGETVSMLRARGHRLRLLLPTVPHVADLVKSSVNRWDEKPEIIVDPQRKWQAFGKADAALIASGTVSLELALSGVPMVSCYRLDPIARAVAPYFVSVWSALLPNLIADRALIPEFYNEYVKPNNLARQMEALFADSGMRVWQKDGFAEIARRMATDKPSGEIAAGVVLRHIKKAP